Proteins found in one Saccharomyces mikatae IFO 1815 strain IFO1815 genome assembly, chromosome: 5 genomic segment:
- the PAC2 gene encoding Pac2p (similar to Saccharomyces cerevisiae PAC2 (YER007W); ancestral locus Anc_7.151): MPQRKMNDRDIMNYKVGDRLKIGGYFCTIKFIGYIKPWPSIKAYGVEWDNHSRGKHSGTIDGIRYFDVHYPNSGSFLKESRIKDPSIRRIKFYEALSEKYGSSSSNINNLSIGNKKIETLGFHELDVKNRNFKNLKKIVLRDSDIALISRNQNELKCVIQECMNVRELDLSLNLFTNIDSLCQFIEPLKSLETLNISQNRFSEGWHDLKQYDLSHIKTLYVSSCDFSCEDVGKLLRIFNALKRLDLSYNKLSSGEIQNIRAEIPRTLEELNISGNNLTSFPQFPVYLELKNLNISDNQISETPDIVVHSIESLDITDNKFKKRSVIDELNMAFPSLKSIHLSGNDLQYNGGDLDIEEEAIFYELLARFDHVVVLNGSICDKKTRREAEMYFISKVMNNELNYDISLPRWSSLLESYDIDTSKLNMSRSREMRQSSVLKIKVRLGNEPYSDSEYWILPSFTVRYVKSIICRKLKLDILKVKLFHENSKGMRNEIDYNFRLFSDFNVVNGDVIHVYIPSK, translated from the coding sequence ATGCCACAACGCAAAATGAATGACAGAGACATCATGAACTATAAAGTTGGAGACAGACTCAAAATTGGTGGATATTTTTGTACAATCAAATTTATTGGTTACATTAAGCCGTGGCCTTCAATTAAGGCTTATGGCGTAGAATGGGATAATCACAGTCGGGGAAAGCATTCTGGAACGATAGATGGTATACGCTACTTCGACGTTCACTATCCTAATTCAGgatcatttttgaaagaatccAGGATTAAAGATCCCAGTATACGCAGAATCAAGTTTTACGAAGCACTGTCAGAAAAGTATGGAAGTTCAAGTAGCAACATTAATAACCTATCTATAGGCAATAAGAAGATTGAAACTTTGGGCTTTCATGAACTGGATgtaaaaaatagaaattttaagaacttaaagaaaatagtaCTACGAGATTCAGATATTGCCTTAATATCCCGAAACCAAAATGAGTTGAAGTGCGTGATTCAAGAATGTATGAATGTCAGGGAACTTGATTTATCGCTAAATCTTTTCACGAATATTGATTCATTATGCCAGTTCATAGAACCTTTGAAAAGCTTAGAGACCCTCAATATATCACAGAATAGATTCTCAGAAGGTTGGCATGACTTGAAGCAATATGATCTATCACATATCAAAACTTTGTATGTGTCTTCGTGCGATTTCAGCTGTGAGGATGTCGGTAAGCTACTTAGAATTTTCAATGCATTGAAAAGGTTGGATTTGAGTTATAACAAGTTGAGTAGTGGAGAAATCCAAAATATAAGGGCAGAAATACCGCGCACTTTAGAGGAGTTGAATATTAGCGGGAATAATCTTACATCGTTTCCACAATTTCCAGTATACttggaattgaaaaatttaaacaTCTCCGATAATCAAATCTCTGAGACACCGGATATTGTTGTTCATTCTATTGAATCGTTAGATATAACAGACAATAAATTTAAAAAGAGAAGTGTGATAGATGAACTGAATATGGCATTTCCTTCACTGAAAAGTATTCATTTGAGTGGCAATGACTTGCAGTATAATGGAGGCGATCTTgacattgaagaagaggctATTTTTTACGAATTACTGGCAAGGTTTGATCATGTGGTAGTGTTGAACGGATCAATATgtgataaaaaaacaagaagagaagCTGAAATGTATTTTATCTCCAAAGTTATGAATAATGAACTGAACTATGATATCAGTCTGCCACGTTGGTCAAGCCTTCTTGAGTCGTATGACATAGATACGAGTAAACTAAATATGAGTAGAAGCAGAGAAATGCGTCAATCTtctgttttgaaaataaaggtTAGGCTTGGTAATGAACCGTATAGTGATTCAGAGTATTGGATACTTCCTAGTTTTACAGTACGGTATGTCAAGAGTATAATATGTCGAAAGCTAAAACTAGACATACTGAAGGTCAAGCTGTTTCATGAGAATTCTAAAGGAATGCGAAACGAAATTGATTATAATTTCCGTCTCTTTTCAGACTTTAATGTGGTGAACGGAGACGTTATTCATGTCTACATCCCTAGCAAATAG
- the TMA20 gene encoding translation machinery-associated protein 20 (similar to Saccharomyces cerevisiae TMA20 (YER007C-A); ancestral locus Anc_7.152), whose product MFRKFTKEDVHSRSKVKSSIQRTLKAKLVKQYPKLEDVIDELIPKKSQIELIKCEDKIQLYTVDGEVLFFQKFDELIPSLKLVHKFPEAYPTVQVDRGAIKFVLSGANIMCPGLTSAGADLPSAPGYEKGTVVAINAENKENALAIGELMMSTEEIKSINKGHSIELIHHLGDPLWNFSVE is encoded by the exons ATGTTCAGAAA ATTCACAAAGGAAGACGTCCATTCACGTTCAAAAGTTAAATCTTCCATTCAAAGAACATTGAAGGCCAAACTCGTGAAGCAGTATCCAAAACTGGAAGACGTTATTGACGAACTAATTCCTAAAAAAAGTCAAATTGAGTTGATCAAATGTGAAGACAAAATTCAATTGTATACCGTTGATGGtgaagttctttttttccaaaaattcgATGAGCTGATTCCAAGCCTAAAATTAGTACATAAATTTCCAGAAGCTTATCCGACTGTTCAGGTTGATAGAGGTGCCATTAAATTTGTTCTCTCAGGTGCTAACATTATGTGCCCTGGTTTAACATCTGCGGGTGCTGACTTGCCATCCGCTCCAGGTTACGAGAAAGGTACGGTTGTAGCTATCAATgctgaaaataaagaaaatgcaTTAGCTATTGGTGAACTGATGATGAGTACCGAAGAGATTAAGTCTATAAACAAAGGCCATTCCATAGAACTGATTCACCACCTGGGCGATCCTTTATGGAATTTCAGCGTTGAGTAA
- the SEC3 gene encoding GTP-Rho binding exocyst subunit SEC3 (similar to Saccharomyces cerevisiae SEC3 (YER008C); ancestral locus Anc_7.154), whose amino-acid sequence MRSSKSPFKRKSHSRETSHDENTSFFHKRTISGSSAHHSRNVSQGAIPSSAPPISGGNYSHKRNVSRASNSSQSSNFLAEQYERDRKAIINCCFSRPDHKTGEPPSNYITHVRIIEDSKFPSSKPPPDSRLENKKKRLLILSAKPNNPKLIQIHKARENSDGSFQIGRTWQLNELVRVEKDLDISEGFILTMGKKYYWETNSAKERTVFIKSLITLYIQTFEGHVPELVNWDLSLFYLDERSYHRAVITNRAGPISPIKSPTSNFAVNSAKSMGSVPSSTSFDRTRRSETEGNIPVATPTGTTYHPGTKSLNKPPYSSNSTLNEVNRRYEQEQQQQQQEAEQRRSEDQRKMQLQKENEIKRLEEEKRIKQEERKKQIELELELQRQIEEEEQKRKMELERQQQFEEEQRLNKERELLDLERRQREQEILERQRKEEQEALAEKEEKEKSTRNKSEDENYAQEINGKVDNLLEDLNAVLGEDTETTPIMQNSAHIPERSTARARDQLKKPLNIAKVEALNGSDLNDSISLDDEIAGLSTSNISEEYQDEKNDLSFEKGDEIRYSKNFEGEVSHVYHEVSIIQEETPTVSKKIILPEENKSDVLVDLKEETRKMESIDDEVLLEILTDINWTIEDDADSMIERIDMRLAEAEYSFNQNLLSLQQIGPNLEPYENKVSEECHRIIPTFSLFLMEMSNFSNDIENVESQDNGLQVESANKKLLWSTLDELLKTVSLDEVSLNQLLECPIREKNLPWMENQLNLLLKAFQAIGSDENEVEYNLREISGLKQRLQFYEKVTKIFIDRIVEEMEKKFSNIHGQDISHDQMIRILTTLLIFSPLILFCKEISQKSYQTIVENWNINIQPIYMELWTKKISQLESIDVNHDRMSKLSLNQLLQQWNTFRKERKINDANPVFKEKFSLLTECIQVIRQECIVYQNFVEVFFHISSKHNFETYIKHFNDPDTPPILLDAVRVMQSDREAAVIETQLVSRIFQPIVTRLSSYFVELVKTEPTVAPALTLYLENEIKSLESSNHEFLLSAVTRVYTQIKQVWSDNIDEQVLYFERTSNATTNGEIIPAIVDLPVDLKNSEDLFKFTKSAMDIKDIDDNYESIELMSSSFRKLSVAATQSIAHKEGNSNINPSLSDTTALNNDYMETISLLVNSNWLTEMLSMLNFNKDGIFDTSLQNVKKVFDVERESYASFLLRDTMPKLTAFVYGVSNIIENTNNVNMTNPSRWAAYSRQNLENILLAYTSHEIETLVARLHSHMVNDFGCHQEDAINNALCDKLWSCIQGQTVSLYLKLYTVVDKHYRGTNIRFTKNDIISAFEEYKSS is encoded by the coding sequence ATGAGGTCCTCGAAGTCTCCTTTCAAAAGGAAGTCCCATAGTCGTGAAACATCGCACGATGAAAACACATCATTCTTTCACAAGAGAACGATATCAGGTAGCAGTGCTCACCATTCTAGAAATGTTAGTCAGGGTGCAATACCCTCCTCTGCACCGCCTATTTCTGGTGGCAATTACTCGCATAAGAGAAATGTTTCAAGAGCTTCCAATTCCTCTCAAAGTTCGAATTTCCTAGCCGAACAATATGAAAGGGATAGGAAAGCTATAATTAATTGTTGCTTTTCAAGACCTGATCACAAGACAGGCGAGCCGCCAAGCAATTATATTACACACGTACGGATCATTGAAGACTCAAAATTCCCAAGTTCAAAACCTCCTCCAGATTCAAGActggaaaacaaaaagaaaagactTCTTATTCTAAGTGCCAAACCCAATAATCCTAAGCTCATACAAATTCATAAAGCAAGAGAAAATTCAGATGGTTCCTTCCAAATCGGTAGAACCTGGCAACTGAATGAACTAGTTAGAGTAGAGAAGGACTTGGATATCTCTGAAGGGTTCATTCTTACTATGGGTAAAAAGTACTACTGGGAAACGAATTCTGCCAAGGAAAGAACcgtttttatcaaatctttAATCACTTTATACATCCAGACATTCGAAGGCCATGTTCCTGAACTAGTTAATTGGGATTTATCCCTCTTTTATCTCGATGAGAGAAGTTATCATAGGGCTGTTATCACGAATCGTGCTGGACCCATATCTCCCATAAAATCGCCTACAAGTAATTTTGCAGTCAACAGTGCCAAATCGATGGGTTCTGTCCCTTCTTCAACATCTTTTGATAGGACCAGAAGATCTGAAACAGAAGGAAATATTCCAGTGGCCACACCAACTGGTACTACATATCATCCCGGAACCAAGTCTTTAAATAAGCCCCCCTACTCTTCCAATTCGACTCTGAATGAGGTAAATAGGAGATACGAACAAgagcaacaacagcaacaacaagagGCTGAACAAAGACGTTCTGaagatcaaagaaagatgCAGTTACAGAAGGAAAATGAGATCAAAAgactagaagaagaaaagagaataaagcaagaagaacggaaaaaacaaatagaACTGGAATTGGAACTCCAACGgcaaattgaagaagaagaacaaaaaaggaaaatggaGTTGGAACGCCAACAGCAGTTTGAAGAAGAGCAACGCCTAAACAAAGAGAGAGAACTATTGGATCTAGAAAGAAGACAAAGGgaacaagaaattttagagagacaaagaaaagaagagcaaGAGGCGCTTGCTGAGAAAgaggagaaagaaaagagtacTAGGAACAaatcagaagatgaaaattaTGCTCAAGAAATCAACGGTAAAGTTGATAACCTTTTAGAGGACTTAAATGCAGTTTTGGGAGAAGACACAGAAACCACGCCAATCATGCAAAACAGTGCTCATATACCCGAGAGGAGTACTGCTAGAGCTCGGGATCAATTAAAAAAACCACTAAATATTGCTAAAGTCGAGGCTCTTAACGGAAGCGATTTAAATGATTCAATCAGTTTAGACGATGAGATAGCAGGTTTAAGTACATCTAATATATCAGAGGAGTATCAAGATGAGAAGAACGATCtttcatttgaaaaggGGGATGAAATTAGGTATAGTAAAAATTTCGAGGGTGAAGTTTCTCACGTGTACCATGAAGTATCGATTATCCAAGAAGAAACGCCCACAGtttccaagaaaataattcttccagaagaaaacaaatctGACGTATTAGTTGACCTTAAAGAAGAGACcagaaaaatggaaagcATTGATGATGAGGTTTTATTAGAAATATTGACAGATATCAACTGGACTATCGAAGATGATGCAGATAGTATGATTGAAAGAATTGACATGAGACTGGCCGAAGCTGAATATTCTTTCAACCAAAATTTACTATCTCTGCAGCAAATCGGACCTAATCTTGAACCTTATGAAAATAAGGTCAGCGAGGAATGCCACCGGATAATTCCTACattttccttatttttAATGGAGATGAGTAATTTTTctaatgatattgaaaacgTAGAGAGTCAAGATAACGGACTACAAGTTGAAAGTGCCAACAAAAAACTCTTGTGGAGCACACTTGATGAACTTTTAAAAACTGTCTCACTTGATGAAGTCTCGTTAAATCAATTACTAGAATGTCCAATAAGAGAGAAAAACCTGCCATGGATGGAAAATcaattgaatttattattgaaagcCTTCCAAGCAATCGGCagtgatgaaaatgaagtaGAATATAACCTGAGAGAAATTTCAGGGTTAAAACAGAGGCTTCAATTTTATGAAAAGGTTACCAAGATATTTATTGACAGAATTGtggaagaaatggaaaagaagtttTCCAATATTCATGGTCAAGATATCTCACACGACCAAATGATTAGAATTTTAACAACTTTGCTAATATTCTCTCCGTTAATACTTTTCTGTAAAGAAATCTCACAAAAATCATATCAGACCATTGTAGAAAACTGGAACATCAATATCCAACCAATATATATGGAATTGtggacaaaaaaaatatcacaATTGGAAAGCATTGATGTGAACCATGATAGAATGAGTAAATTAAGTTTAAACCAGCTACTACAGCAATGGAACACCTTTAGGAAAGAGAGGAAGATTAATGATGCCAACCCAGTTTTcaaggaaaaattttctctcCTTACTGAGTGCATTCAAGTTATAAGACAGGAGTGTATTGTTTACCAAAATTTTGTGGAAGTATTTTTCCATATATCTTCAAAACATAACTTTGAAACCTATATCAAGCATTTTAATGATCCAGATACTCCTCCGATATTATTGGATGCTGTGAGAGTGATGCAGTCTGACCGAGAAGCAGCAGTTATTGAAACTCAGCTAGTTTCAAGAATATTCCAACCTATTGTTACTAGATTATCCTCATATTTTGTAGAATTAGTAAAAACTGAGCCAACAGTAGCCCCCGCTTTAACCCTTTACTTGGAgaatgaaatcaaaagcTTAGAATCATCGAACCACGAGTTCTTATTATCTGCAGTGACGAGAGTATACACGCAAATAAAACAAGTGTGGTCAGATAACATTGACGAACAAGTTTtgtattttgaaagaacttCTAACGCAACAACTAATGGAGAAATTATTCCAGCTATAGTCGATTTACCAgtagatttgaaaaattcagaagatttattcaaatttacGAAGAGTGCTATGGATATTAAGGATATCGATGACAACTATGAGTCCATCGAATTGATGAGTTCAAGCTTCAGGAAGTTAAGTGTGGCTGCTACACAATCAATAGCTCACAAAGAAGGTAATTCTAACATCAACCCAAGTTTATCAGACACCACTGCTTTAAATAATGATTACATGGAAACAATTTCTCTCTTAGTAAATAGCAATTGGTTAACAGAAATGCTCTCCATGTTGAACTTCAATAAGGATGGTATATTTGACACGTCATTGCaaaatgtaaaaaaagTCTTTGATGTTGAAAGAGAATCCTATGCTTCCTTTTTACTCCGTGATACTATGCCTAAGTTGACAGCTTTTGTTTACGGTGTAAGCAACATCATTGAAAACACCAACAACGTGAACATGACCAATCCGTCAAGATGGGCCGCATATAGCAGGCAGAATTTAGAGAACATTCTTTTAGCATACACTTCTCATGAAATTGAAACCTTGGTAGCAAGGCTTCACAGTCACATGGTAAATGATTTTGGTTGTCACCAAGAAGACGCCATTAATAACGCTTTATGTGACAAGCTGTGGTCATGCATACAAGGTCAAACCGTTTCATTATACCTGAAACTATACACAGTGGTTGATAAGCACTACAGGGGAACAAATATCCGCTTCACAAAGAACGACATCATCAGCGCGTTTGAGGAATATAAGAGCTCTTAA
- the SMKI05G0860 gene encoding bifunctional 4-hydroxy-4-methyl-2-oxoglutarate aldolase/oxaloacetate decarboxylase (similar to Saccharomyces cerevisiae YER010C; ancestral locus Anc_7.158) codes for MSTLQKLSTFSTCDISDGLLNVYNIPTGGYFPNLTAVFLPPNTSIAGSAYTVLFAPIDDPRPAVNYIDFVPPDSVLVLALESHLQSQFHPFVKITQAIYGGLMSTRAQFLKSNGTVVFGRIRDVDEHRNLSHPVFAYGVGSCAPKAAVKAVGINVQLEILTSDGVTQLICPGDYIIGDNNGIVRIPVQETDVSKLIAYIEKSVEVDLLVADDIKGGIPAKQAQKDRRAILKQYI; via the coding sequence ATGTCAACTCTGCAAAAGTTAAGCACATTTTCAACCTGCGATATTTCTGACGGATTATTGAATGTCTATAATATCCCAACGGGTGGCTATTTCCCCAATCTAACAGCAGTTTTCCTACCTCCAAATACATCGATAGCAGGTTCTGCATACACAGTCTTATTTGCACCTATCGATGACCCGAGACCAGCCGTGAACTATATAGATTTTGTACCTCCTGACTCGGTGCTTGTTCTCGCACTGGAATCTCATTTACAAAGTCAATTCCATCCATTTGTTAAAATTACTCAAGCAATATACGGAGGGTTGATGAGTACGAGGGCACAATTCTTGAAATCTAATGGGACAGTGGTATTTGGACGCATTAGAGATGTAGATGAGCACCGGAATTTAAGTCACCCCGTCTTTGCTTACGGTGTTGGATCTTGCGCTCCAAAAGCTGCAGTTAAGGCCGTGGGCATCAATGTACAGTTGGAAATCCTAACAAGTGACGGTGTGACTCAATTGATATGTCCTGGTGACTATATCATTGGAGACAACAACGGAATAGTCCGCATACCAGTACAGGAAACAGACGTTTCGAAATTAATTGCctatattgaaaaatcagtTGAAGTGGATTTACTTGTCGCTGACGACATTAAGGGTGGCATTCCCGCCAAGCAAGCTCAAAAGGATCGAAGGGCAATATTGAAGCAATACATTTGA
- the NTF2 gene encoding Ran GTPase-binding protein NTF2 (similar to Saccharomyces cerevisiae NTF2 (YER009W); ancestral locus Anc_7.155) has translation MSVDFNTLAQNFTQFYYNQFDTDRSQLGNLYRNESMLTFETSQLQGAKDIVEKLVSLPFQKVQHRITTLDAQPASPNGDVLVMITGDLLIDEEQNPQRFSQVFHLIPDGNSYYVFNDIFRLNYSA, from the coding sequence atgTCTGTCGATTTCAACACTTTGGCTCAAAACTTCACTCAATTTTACTATAATCAATTTGATACCGATAGAAGTCAATTGGGTAACTTATATAGAAATGAATCCATGTTGACTTTTGAAACTAGTCAATTGCAAGGTGCAAAAGACATTGTTGAGAAGTTAGTCTCTTTGCCCTTTCAAAAAGTCCAACATCGTATCACTACCTTGGATGCACAACCTGCTTCTCCAAATGGCGATGTCTTGGTTATGATTACCGGTGATCTGTTGATTGACGAAGAACAGAATCCACAGCGTTTTTCTCAAGTTTTCCATTTGATTCCTGATGGAAACTCTTACTATGTGTTCAATGATATTTTCCGCTTGAATTACTCTGCTTAA